A stretch of Paludisphaera borealis DNA encodes these proteins:
- the ftsH gene encoding ATP-dependent zinc metalloprotease FtsH, which translates to MENRPQPQEPPRKPTPVPRKTNGSGGSPTPPWLWLLLIGGFAIIFWQFKPKPETPVVYSPWFLDQVDQDNIKSLAILGTEARGELRDSQPYQSTSSTNSVPIKTFITNFPTEQSIDPIVQKLRDGKPKDGGKKATHDPVRIDVSPANTPNGLVWLMLLLPTFLILGFIYLMMRRARDQFDGGILGSFVKSPAKRHDKSKQRTTFEEVAGLENAKAELQEIVEFLKNPEKFQRLGGRIPKGVLLVGPPGTGKTLLGRAVAGEAGVPFYSISGSEFIQMFVGVGASRVRDMFKTAKENSPCILFIDEIDAVGRIRGAGLGGGHDEREQTLNQILTEMDGFSPSESVIVLAATNRPDVLDPALLRPGRFDRHVTVDLPTKKGRLEILKVHTRNVPLSADVDLDKIARNTVGMSGADLANLVNEAALLATREDKTAVDNRDLDAALDKVILGAKREEVITDRDKRATAYHEVGHALVGWLTPRSDPVHKVTIIPRGRALGVTQFMPEEDRVSHNESQIKAKLYTLMGGRAAERLVYDDLSTGAAQDLEQATRLVRKMVMQWGMSERVGPVSFRSMSEHPFLGREMSEPRDHSEHMQQLIDEEVARILREADEHAYRLLEEHRDELERVTEALIEREVLTEPELTQLIGKRTGTVPEPTNSHPRGDEVVASLDQPH; encoded by the coding sequence ATGGAGAACCGACCTCAACCGCAAGAACCCCCACGCAAGCCGACGCCCGTTCCGCGCAAAACGAACGGTTCCGGCGGGTCGCCGACGCCCCCGTGGCTTTGGCTTCTCCTGATCGGGGGCTTTGCGATCATCTTCTGGCAGTTCAAGCCCAAGCCCGAAACTCCGGTCGTCTACAGTCCATGGTTCCTTGACCAGGTCGATCAAGACAATATCAAGAGCCTGGCGATTCTGGGGACCGAGGCGCGCGGCGAGCTTCGCGACTCTCAGCCCTACCAGAGTACCAGCTCGACCAACAGCGTGCCGATCAAGACGTTCATCACCAACTTCCCGACCGAGCAATCGATCGACCCGATCGTGCAGAAGCTGCGCGACGGGAAGCCGAAGGACGGGGGCAAGAAGGCGACCCACGATCCGGTCCGGATCGACGTCAGCCCGGCCAACACGCCCAACGGCCTGGTCTGGCTGATGCTGCTCTTGCCGACGTTTTTGATCCTCGGCTTCATCTACCTGATGATGCGCCGGGCGCGCGACCAGTTCGACGGCGGAATTTTGGGGAGCTTCGTCAAGAGCCCGGCCAAGCGGCACGACAAGTCGAAGCAGCGGACCACGTTCGAGGAGGTCGCCGGCCTCGAGAACGCCAAGGCCGAGCTTCAAGAGATCGTCGAGTTCCTCAAGAACCCCGAGAAGTTCCAGCGGCTGGGGGGGCGGATTCCCAAGGGCGTGCTGCTGGTCGGCCCCCCCGGAACCGGCAAGACCCTACTGGGCCGCGCGGTGGCCGGCGAGGCCGGCGTGCCGTTCTACTCGATCTCGGGCTCCGAGTTCATCCAGATGTTCGTGGGCGTCGGCGCCAGCCGGGTCCGCGACATGTTCAAGACCGCCAAGGAAAACAGCCCCTGCATCCTGTTCATCGATGAGATCGACGCCGTCGGTCGGATTCGAGGCGCGGGGCTCGGCGGCGGGCATGACGAGCGCGAGCAGACGCTCAACCAGATCCTCACCGAGATGGACGGCTTCTCGCCGAGCGAGAGCGTCATCGTGCTGGCGGCCACCAACCGGCCCGATGTGCTCGACCCCGCGCTGCTGCGTCCCGGCCGCTTCGACCGCCACGTCACGGTCGACCTGCCGACCAAGAAGGGCCGGCTCGAAATCCTCAAGGTCCACACCCGCAACGTCCCCTTGTCGGCCGACGTCGATCTCGACAAGATCGCCCGCAACACCGTGGGGATGAGCGGCGCCGACCTGGCCAACCTCGTGAACGAGGCGGCCTTGCTGGCGACCCGCGAGGACAAGACGGCCGTTGACAACCGCGACCTCGACGCGGCGCTCGACAAAGTCATCCTCGGCGCCAAGCGCGAGGAGGTCATCACCGACCGCGACAAGCGGGCGACCGCTTACCACGAGGTCGGCCATGCCCTCGTCGGCTGGCTCACGCCGCGCTCCGACCCGGTCCACAAGGTGACGATCATCCCCCGCGGCCGGGCCCTGGGCGTCACCCAGTTCATGCCCGAGGAAGATCGCGTCAGCCACAACGAGAGCCAGATCAAGGCCAAGCTGTACACCCTCATGGGGGGCCGCGCCGCCGAACGTCTGGTCTACGACGACCTCAGCACCGGCGCCGCCCAGGACCTGGAACAGGCCACCCGCCTGGTCCGCAAGATGGTCATGCAGTGGGGCATGAGCGAGCGCGTCGGACCCGTCTCGTTCCGGTCGATGTCGGAGCACCCGTTCCTCGGCCGCGAGATGTCCGAGCCGCGCGACCACTCCGAGCACATGCAGCAGCTCATCGACGAGGAGGTCGCGCGGATCTTGCGCGAGGCCGACGAGCACGCCTACCGGCTGCTTGAAGAGCATCGCGACGAGCTTGAACGCGTGACCGAGGCGCTGATTGAACGCGAGGTGCTCACCGAGCCGGAGCTCACCCAGCTCATCGGCAAGCGCACGGGCACCGTGCCCGAGCCGACCAACTCGCATCCCCGGGGCGACGAAGTGGTGGCCTCGCTCGACCAACCGCACTGA
- a CDS encoding carbohydrate kinase family protein, producing MSNPPASPSSFPSPVVCAGMIVVDHLTPPIDRLPKSGELIAVDGLVLNIGGGAANTAMALSRLSVPASICARVGDDAFGRFATETLQAAGVESSAVKIDGRRATSQTLILNVKGEDRRFIHSVGANLGFVPADMDEALATSPRVLHIGYFLILPELDADGLAERFARVRKAGGQTLLDVVTPGPGAYIEPLRKVLPHTDVFVPNTDEAALILGETDPLRQARIFHEMGARRVVVTRGEHGLVSYSGENRLQMGAYPVDFVDGSGGGDAFNAGYILGLLENRCEIDCLKLASAVGASCVRAVGTTAGVFSRPEAEEFLRRHPITLEPVDA from the coding sequence GTGTCCAACCCTCCCGCCTCTCCCTCGTCTTTCCCGTCCCCGGTCGTCTGCGCGGGGATGATCGTCGTCGATCACCTGACGCCGCCGATCGATCGCCTCCCCAAGTCGGGCGAGCTGATCGCCGTCGACGGCCTGGTGCTGAACATCGGCGGCGGGGCCGCTAATACGGCGATGGCTCTGTCGCGGCTGAGCGTGCCGGCCTCGATCTGCGCCCGAGTCGGCGACGACGCCTTCGGCCGGTTCGCCACCGAGACGCTCCAGGCCGCCGGCGTCGAGAGCAGCGCCGTGAAGATCGACGGCCGCCGCGCGACCAGCCAGACCCTGATCCTCAACGTCAAGGGGGAGGACCGCCGGTTCATCCACAGCGTCGGCGCCAACCTCGGCTTCGTCCCGGCCGACATGGACGAAGCTCTTGCGACGTCCCCGCGCGTCCTCCACATCGGCTACTTCCTGATCCTGCCCGAGCTGGACGCCGACGGCCTGGCCGAGCGGTTCGCCCGCGTTCGCAAGGCCGGCGGCCAGACCCTTCTGGACGTCGTCACGCCGGGGCCGGGCGCGTATATCGAGCCGCTCCGCAAGGTCTTGCCCCACACCGACGTCTTCGTCCCCAACACCGACGAGGCGGCCTTGATCCTGGGCGAGACCGACCCGCTTCGCCAGGCCCGGATCTTCCACGAGATGGGCGCCCGCCGCGTGGTCGTCACCCGGGGCGAGCACGGCCTGGTCTCGTACTCCGGCGAGAACCGCCTCCAGATGGGCGCCTACCCCGTTGACTTCGTGGACGGATCCGGCGGCGGAGACGCCTTCAACGCCGGCTACATCCTCGGCCTGCTCGAAAACCGCTGCGAGATCGACTGCCTCAAGCTCGCCAGCGCCGTGGGGGCCAGTTGCGTCCGCGCCGTGGGGACCACGGCGGGCGTCTTCAGCCGCCCCGAGGCCGAAGAGTTCCTGCGACGGCATCCGATCACCCTTGAGCCGGTCGACGCCTGA
- a CDS encoding archease, translating into MGRVEVFDHTADLGLRVTASDLDDLFQTAAEGLFDVVTADRGGIEPRDAEPVAIEAESLELLLIDWLNELIFRSETGHRLYGRFEVAVDAAADRPRLTGTIWGEPIDADRHILDHEVKAATHHAVVLREGPEGWLAEVIVDI; encoded by the coding sequence GTGGGACGCGTGGAAGTCTTCGATCACACGGCCGACCTCGGCTTGCGAGTGACGGCGAGCGATCTCGACGACCTGTTTCAGACGGCCGCCGAGGGACTTTTCGACGTCGTCACCGCCGACCGCGGCGGGATCGAGCCCCGGGACGCCGAACCGGTGGCGATCGAAGCCGAATCGCTCGAACTGCTGCTGATCGACTGGCTCAACGAGCTGATCTTCCGGAGCGAGACCGGGCATCGGCTTTACGGCCGGTTCGAGGTCGCGGTGGACGCCGCCGCCGACCGGCCCCGCCTGACGGGAACGATCTGGGGCGAGCCCATCGACGCCGACCGCCACATCCTCGACCACGAGGTGAAGGCCGCGACCCATCACGCGGTGGTCTTGCGGGAAGGCCCCGAGGGTTGGCTCGCGGAGGTGATCGTCGATATCTGA
- the bcp gene encoding thioredoxin-dependent thiol peroxidase — MLEPGQPAPDFTLPDQDGNEVTLSKLKGSPVVLYFYPKDDTSGCTKEACDFRDGFADYEKAGAKILGVSPDPVKSHAKFAGKYELPFTLLADVEKAVSQAYDVWKEKSMYGRKYMGIERTTFVIDARGIVCRVFPKVKVTGHSEAVLEAVKAAK, encoded by the coding sequence ATGCTGGAACCTGGACAACCCGCCCCCGACTTCACCCTGCCCGATCAGGACGGCAATGAAGTGACCCTGTCGAAGCTCAAAGGTTCGCCGGTGGTCCTCTACTTTTACCCCAAGGACGACACCTCGGGCTGCACCAAGGAAGCCTGCGACTTCCGCGACGGCTTCGCCGACTACGAGAAGGCCGGGGCGAAGATCCTCGGCGTCAGCCCCGACCCGGTGAAGTCGCACGCCAAGTTCGCCGGCAAGTACGAGCTTCCCTTCACGCTGCTGGCCGACGTCGAGAAGGCGGTCAGCCAGGCGTACGACGTCTGGAAGGAGAAGAGCATGTACGGCCGGAAGTATATGGGGATCGAGCGGACGACCTTCGTGATCGACGCCCGGGGGATCGTCTGCCGGGTCTTCCCCAAGGTCAAGGTCACCGGCCACAGCGAGGCCGTGCTTGAAGCCGTCAAGGCGGCGAAGTGA
- a CDS encoding sigma-70 family RNA polymerase sigma factor, which produces MKEHTKINAKPGSHAVSEGAPGVIARTCKAGPAAMALVIGLAALTAQASESDLVRDIQRYCTVCWRNARLDPRLWDDCTQEVCCRLLTKARDGQLNLAQVLAEDTSERRELVRAIDMVRKRVQRAKRYQPIDALALPAPDCDQRHRDRLELGEILESARRAVLSTRQDRILELWMRGWSVPEISADLDIPVNRVSDEKYKALRKLELHLRNQHDELEIFTQKAKTQNSQPQREIA; this is translated from the coding sequence ATGAAGGAACACACGAAGATCAACGCAAAGCCCGGCTCCCACGCGGTTTCCGAGGGCGCTCCGGGCGTCATCGCGCGAACCTGCAAGGCGGGTCCGGCGGCCATGGCCCTGGTCATCGGTCTGGCCGCGCTGACGGCCCAGGCCTCCGAATCCGACCTGGTCCGCGACATCCAGCGGTATTGCACGGTCTGCTGGCGGAACGCCCGGCTCGATCCTCGGCTGTGGGACGACTGCACGCAGGAAGTCTGCTGCCGGCTGCTCACCAAGGCCCGCGACGGCCAGCTCAACCTGGCCCAGGTCCTTGCCGAGGACACCTCCGAGCGCCGCGAGCTGGTCCGCGCCATCGACATGGTCCGCAAGCGGGTCCAGCGAGCCAAGCGATACCAGCCCATCGACGCCCTCGCCTTACCGGCCCCCGATTGCGACCAGCGCCATCGCGACCGGCTCGAACTCGGCGAGATCCTTGAATCCGCCCGCCGCGCGGTCCTCTCGACCCGCCAGGACCGCATCCTGGAACTCTGGATGCGCGGCTGGTCGGTCCCGGAGATCAGCGCCGACCTCGACATCCCGGTCAACCGGGTCAGCGACGAGAAATACAAGGCGCTCCGCAAGCTGGAACTCCACCTCCGCAACCAGCACGACGAGCTGGAGATCTTCACCCAGAAGGCGAAGACCCAGAACTCCCAGCCCCAGCGCGAGATCGCCTGA
- a CDS encoding HlyD family secretion protein, with amino-acid sequence MGGGSDTTTSKAAAKTESDEGLGGDGHDRGTVELDPAIRPGAGTESSDVGAMDVVIEGSPPSGLAPSPPPARRTLVDNRRLARWGIWFVGALGVLVGAAVLAEVVYYRFTMSMTNDAFVESHIVHLAFQESGIVTKVLVEEHDEVKAGQILAEIDLVPLTRSVEEATAKRKVAEATLRFEEATLDRLEKLHPRLVAVAEKELASAEAACGEARAMLKMTTLDVEKAVNEAKADAAGAKAAFANAQEEYDRSSTLLATGATTEQKFQDKTRELRTAKAKTEAAQAKVERAEADREQVEIARLSLDQKIRALEKAFESLRLAEMGDLEIEIQKHQVELRRDEVAQAARVEATVKTRRQNARIVAPFDGVVVRRYRNPGDHAPLGSPVLSIYDPELIYVTAYLEEDRLEGVAPGNKVKIWVDAFSGTLEGRVVWIGQATGANFSLLPRDVTAGEFTKVTQRVPVRIAVDRGPRWKQLRPGLSVTVAISHQPGDPEWAKAEAERQRARGEFGVSATSIPEAMIGEPGVAPVVFPEGEKAFVPDSGGSKP; translated from the coding sequence ATGGGCGGCGGAAGCGATACGACCACGAGCAAGGCGGCTGCGAAGACGGAATCGGACGAAGGCCTTGGTGGGGACGGCCACGACCGGGGGACGGTCGAACTCGATCCGGCGATACGACCGGGGGCGGGAACCGAGTCGTCGGACGTGGGCGCGATGGACGTCGTCATCGAAGGCTCCCCCCCATCAGGATTGGCTCCATCGCCGCCGCCGGCGCGGAGGACCCTGGTCGATAATCGCCGGTTGGCGCGTTGGGGGATCTGGTTCGTCGGCGCGCTCGGCGTCCTGGTCGGGGCGGCTGTCCTGGCCGAGGTCGTCTACTATCGCTTCACCATGTCGATGACCAACGACGCCTTCGTGGAGTCGCACATCGTCCACCTGGCGTTTCAGGAATCGGGGATCGTGACCAAGGTCCTGGTCGAGGAGCACGACGAGGTCAAGGCCGGTCAGATCCTCGCGGAGATCGATCTCGTGCCGTTGACCCGGAGCGTCGAGGAGGCGACCGCGAAACGCAAGGTGGCCGAGGCGACCTTGAGGTTCGAGGAGGCGACCCTCGACCGACTTGAAAAATTACACCCGCGCCTGGTCGCGGTGGCTGAGAAAGAACTGGCCTCGGCCGAGGCGGCCTGCGGGGAAGCGCGGGCGATGCTCAAGATGACCACTCTCGACGTCGAGAAGGCCGTCAACGAGGCGAAAGCCGACGCCGCGGGGGCCAAGGCGGCCTTCGCCAACGCCCAGGAAGAATACGATCGCTCCTCCACGCTCCTCGCGACCGGCGCCACGACCGAGCAGAAGTTCCAGGACAAGACCCGCGAGTTGCGCACGGCGAAGGCGAAGACCGAGGCGGCGCAGGCCAAGGTCGAGCGGGCCGAGGCCGATCGCGAGCAGGTCGAGATCGCCAGGCTGTCGCTCGACCAGAAGATTCGAGCCCTGGAGAAGGCCTTCGAGTCGTTACGCCTGGCGGAGATGGGCGACCTGGAGATCGAGATCCAGAAGCATCAGGTGGAGCTTCGACGGGACGAGGTGGCCCAGGCCGCCCGAGTCGAGGCGACCGTCAAGACGCGACGGCAGAACGCGCGGATCGTGGCTCCATTCGACGGCGTGGTCGTGCGGCGGTATCGCAACCCGGGCGATCACGCGCCGCTCGGTTCGCCGGTGCTCAGCATTTACGACCCGGAACTGATTTACGTCACGGCGTATCTCGAGGAAGATCGGCTGGAAGGGGTTGCGCCGGGGAACAAGGTGAAGATCTGGGTCGACGCCTTTTCAGGGACTCTTGAAGGTCGGGTCGTCTGGATCGGCCAGGCGACCGGCGCGAACTTCTCGCTGTTGCCCCGCGACGTCACCGCCGGTGAATTCACGAAGGTGACTCAGCGGGTGCCGGTCCGGATCGCGGTGGATCGCGGTCCTCGATGGAAGCAGCTTCGTCCCGGCCTGTCCGTCACGGTCGCCATCTCGCATCAACCGGGCGATCCCGAGTGGGCGAAGGCCGAGGCCGAGCGTCAACGGGCGCGTGGCGAGTTCGGCGTCAGCGCCACGTCGATCCCCGAAGCGATGATCGGCGAGCCGGGCGTGGCGCCCGTGGTCTTTCCTGAGGGGGAAAAGGCGTTCGTACCCGACTCCGGAGGATCGAAGCCGTGA
- a CDS encoding MFS transporter: MNVLSRAVHRPAKDPVHPQVLPWRGVQRREWIVLAIMPTLLLAGMNSTFTDLARPFVVNELSSDRYRYQWVPGCTLLGSVAGMSLIAWARNHFGLKKAYITGLILFMFGSLACGLAPNMELLGGARFVQGWGNGMVVTTVLAVFWREFPDHRDGAIAAYVLGLYFGRIVAPSVSGYLMNLPTWRTIFFFMVPITSTCTVLTSHLLQPDEPREEALEPFDFEGLLLLLGWVVCLMFGLFRFQKWGWWTANEFWIVSTIGGGLFVWFLLHEWFCPHPLLDLRLFGRLRFALSVVIKALADLTFFSVISVLVRYMAVTRDYERVTTGMVLLPAVVTMASTLALTAWLGTRSDRKLRLILGLTGMVVGTWTLSSIDLYTDKFWTAVYTALWSASAGLVASPLICISQEDMSPAEVASSAGIKNLMLVLPAFVGGNLLTIFIERRSDAHFDAMRQSVTSNRPPLDDVRRDVVDYFMLNGLDVSDATGQARRLLASYTHDYATVFAYQSAFQILAVTLALAIPLAFLLRPLPADATGPQRG; encoded by the coding sequence GTGAATGTGTTGAGTCGCGCGGTGCATCGACCGGCGAAGGACCCGGTCCATCCCCAGGTTCTGCCGTGGCGCGGCGTCCAGCGCCGCGAGTGGATCGTCCTGGCGATCATGCCCACGCTCCTGCTCGCCGGGATGAACTCGACGTTCACGGACCTGGCGAGGCCGTTCGTCGTCAATGAACTGTCGTCGGACCGGTATCGCTATCAGTGGGTGCCCGGCTGCACCTTGCTGGGCTCGGTCGCCGGCATGTCGTTGATCGCCTGGGCTCGCAATCATTTCGGACTCAAGAAGGCCTATATCACCGGCCTGATCCTTTTCATGTTTGGAAGCTTGGCCTGCGGTCTGGCTCCGAACATGGAACTGCTGGGGGGCGCCCGGTTCGTTCAGGGTTGGGGGAACGGCATGGTCGTGACGACCGTGCTGGCGGTGTTCTGGCGGGAGTTCCCCGACCATCGCGACGGCGCCATCGCCGCGTACGTGCTCGGGCTGTACTTCGGTCGGATCGTCGCGCCGAGCGTCAGCGGCTACCTGATGAACCTCCCGACGTGGCGAACGATCTTCTTCTTCATGGTGCCGATCACATCCACATGCACGGTGCTGACGTCGCATCTGCTCCAGCCGGACGAACCCCGGGAAGAGGCGCTCGAGCCGTTCGACTTCGAGGGGCTGCTCCTGCTTCTCGGCTGGGTCGTCTGCCTGATGTTCGGGCTCTTCCGCTTCCAAAAATGGGGATGGTGGACGGCCAACGAGTTCTGGATCGTGAGCACCATCGGCGGCGGCCTGTTCGTCTGGTTCTTGCTCCACGAATGGTTTTGCCCTCACCCGTTGCTGGATCTCCGTCTCTTCGGGCGGCTGCGATTCGCGTTGAGCGTTGTGATCAAAGCGCTGGCCGATCTGACGTTTTTCAGCGTCATCTCCGTCCTCGTTCGTTACATGGCGGTGACCCGCGACTACGAGCGCGTGACGACGGGAATGGTGCTGCTGCCGGCGGTCGTGACGATGGCTTCGACCCTGGCTCTCACCGCCTGGCTGGGCACGCGGTCCGACCGGAAGCTCCGACTGATCCTCGGACTGACCGGCATGGTCGTCGGCACGTGGACTCTCTCGTCGATCGACCTCTACACGGACAAATTCTGGACGGCCGTTTACACGGCGCTCTGGTCGGCCTCGGCGGGGCTGGTCGCGTCGCCTCTGATCTGTATTTCGCAAGAGGACATGAGCCCCGCGGAGGTCGCTTCGTCGGCGGGCATCAAGAACCTGATGCTGGTCTTGCCGGCGTTCGTGGGGGGCAATCTGCTGACGATCTTCATCGAGCGGCGGAGCGACGCCCACTTCGACGCGATGCGTCAAAGCGTGACCTCGAATCGTCCCCCGCTCGACGACGTCCGGCGCGACGTGGTCGATTACTTCATGCTGAACGGTCTGGATGTGAGCGATGCGACCGGTCAGGCGAGGCGGCTGCTGGCGAGCTACACCCACGACTATGCGACGGTGTTCGCGTACCAGTCGGCCTTTCAGATCCTGGCCGTGACGCTGGCGCTCGCGATACCGCTGGCGTTCTTGCTCAGGCCGCTGCCCGCCGATGCGACCGGGCCGCAACGTGGGTGA
- a CDS encoding TolC family protein has translation MHMWHRTTGLLAGLLAISVGCAQRPDPSPRHDLIARVTGPEAGLAAPGSNGDGKPGADPRLQRVSFEAPLDRDERSDEAQSTGPLTLEEANRLALRHSPILKLSEASIDAALGNLQVVDSAFLPSFQGNYGFQAFSSQVGFAGTRGRFPVLPVRGFGPGTQDFNVAEVQMKWTIFQFGRLLTKQSQAEFKTDVARLELERSHQTVGYAVARTYFQVLEAKSAFEIAEKAVGQAEAYRSEAGDLLRRGSITREEFLRVDAGLASVRQLQADAKSEEEVAVAALNQTMGINVNTPTRVAERKAAPKLEMPLKEALQLAVANRREIPVVMRGIAIARGDVDVARTEFLPSVSIQAGYSNVTGTGVQNANVGAGGIFISQDLYAGGKRRGQLRTAQAGLRAAEAQAQQVCDLVAFEVNAAYRGFEDARERIKSARAVFDQARENLRLVKSRYSAGGATPAEVIEARASDTKSEQTLNAAVYQYQRALARLEFAVGGPLPTSAEEIPTTTREPKGENVAPPPPGEPSPFRLRPEAAMPGLPAAPDFGAPRINQPQIPGVPRPLQPESSTAPGLFGPPALSRPPYESTSPFGPKP, from the coding sequence ATGCACATGTGGCACCGAACCACGGGTCTTTTGGCTGGGCTGCTGGCGATCTCGGTCGGTTGCGCCCAGCGTCCCGACCCGAGCCCTCGCCATGATCTGATCGCCCGAGTGACCGGGCCCGAGGCGGGATTGGCGGCGCCTGGCTCCAACGGGGATGGGAAGCCCGGAGCCGACCCGCGCCTCCAACGCGTCTCGTTCGAGGCTCCTCTAGACCGGGACGAGCGGTCGGACGAGGCCCAGTCGACCGGCCCCCTGACCCTCGAAGAGGCCAATCGCCTGGCGTTACGCCACAGCCCGATCCTCAAGCTCTCCGAGGCGTCCATCGACGCGGCGCTGGGGAATCTCCAGGTCGTCGACTCCGCCTTCCTGCCGTCATTCCAAGGGAACTACGGCTTCCAGGCGTTCTCGTCGCAGGTCGGCTTCGCCGGCACCCGAGGACGCTTCCCGGTCCTGCCGGTGCGAGGCTTCGGCCCCGGAACGCAGGACTTCAACGTGGCCGAAGTCCAGATGAAATGGACGATCTTCCAGTTCGGCAGACTCCTCACCAAGCAAAGCCAGGCGGAATTCAAGACCGACGTCGCCAGGCTGGAGCTGGAGCGGTCTCATCAAACCGTCGGGTATGCGGTCGCCCGGACCTACTTCCAGGTTCTCGAGGCGAAGTCGGCGTTCGAGATCGCCGAGAAGGCCGTGGGACAAGCCGAGGCGTACAGGTCGGAGGCCGGCGACCTGCTCCGGCGGGGCTCGATCACCCGCGAGGAATTCCTCCGGGTCGACGCCGGCCTGGCCAGCGTGCGACAGCTCCAAGCCGACGCCAAGAGCGAGGAAGAGGTCGCCGTCGCCGCGCTGAATCAGACCATGGGAATCAACGTCAACACGCCGACTCGCGTCGCCGAGCGCAAGGCCGCCCCCAAACTTGAGATGCCGCTGAAGGAAGCGCTGCAACTGGCCGTGGCCAACCGGCGCGAGATCCCCGTCGTCATGAGAGGGATCGCGATCGCCCGAGGAGACGTCGACGTCGCTCGCACCGAGTTTCTGCCGAGCGTCTCCATCCAGGCCGGCTACTCGAACGTCACGGGCACAGGCGTCCAGAACGCGAACGTCGGGGCCGGCGGGATCTTCATCAGTCAGGATCTGTATGCGGGCGGGAAGCGGCGCGGCCAGCTCCGCACCGCTCAGGCGGGGTTGCGAGCGGCCGAGGCGCAGGCTCAGCAGGTCTGCGACCTGGTCGCGTTCGAGGTCAACGCCGCGTATCGAGGATTCGAGGACGCCCGCGAGCGAATCAAGTCAGCCCGGGCGGTCTTCGACCAGGCGAGGGAGAACCTCCGGCTGGTGAAGAGCCGGTACAGTGCGGGAGGGGCCACCCCGGCCGAGGTGATCGAGGCCCGCGCCTCGGACACGAAGTCCGAACAGACCCTCAACGCCGCCGTCTACCAGTACCAGCGGGCCCTCGCCCGGCTTGAGTTCGCTGTCGGCGGCCCGCTGCCGACGTCGGCCGAGGAGATCCCCACCACGACGCGGGAGCCGAAGGGGGAGAACGTCGCACCGCCGCCTCCAGGCGAGCCGTCTCCATTCCGATTGCGTCCGGAAGCCGCGATGCCAGGACTGCCGGCGGCCCCGGATTTCGGTGCGCCGAGGATCAACCAACCGCAAATACCGGGCGTTCCGAGGCCGTTGCAACCTGAGTCGTCGACCGCACCGGGCCTTTTCGGCCCGCCCGCCCTGTCTCGACCGCCCTACGAGTCGACTTCACCCTTCGGGCCGAAGCCCTGA
- a CDS encoding HAD family hydrolase — protein MTSTNTETQHAWPTYDRPPSVAFIDVDGTLLAETTTFLFARILLQRGLIRRSFLLRALYHGLQHRFGRLDYGTLIGYGLKNIASIPVVELERIAYENFVEHVRPRLYPGVVDHFNAIRMAGTPLVLVSSSPGLVIEPLSIYLNCADTLTTKVVINRGRLVGMGTGPPCYGEGKLFWAEEWAAQHGIAMSDAVAYADNWSDRSLLERAGRAVVVHPRSRLLRLAKERGWDVVRPPRPARRRANPRGVSR, from the coding sequence ATGACCAGCACCAACACCGAAACCCAGCACGCCTGGCCGACCTACGACCGCCCCCCGTCCGTGGCCTTCATCGACGTGGACGGAACGCTGCTCGCCGAAACGACGACCTTCTTGTTCGCCAGGATCTTGCTCCAGAGAGGTCTGATCAGGCGGTCGTTCCTGCTCCGAGCCCTGTACCACGGGCTCCAGCACCGGTTCGGCCGGCTCGATTACGGCACTCTGATCGGCTACGGCCTCAAGAACATCGCCTCGATCCCGGTTGTCGAGCTGGAGCGGATCGCCTATGAAAACTTCGTCGAGCACGTGCGGCCGAGGCTCTACCCGGGGGTGGTCGACCACTTCAACGCCATCCGGATGGCCGGGACGCCATTGGTGCTAGTCTCGTCATCGCCGGGCCTGGTGATCGAGCCCCTGAGCATCTACCTGAACTGCGCCGATACGCTGACCACGAAAGTCGTGATCAACCGCGGACGTCTGGTCGGCATGGGGACGGGGCCGCCGTGCTACGGCGAGGGCAAGCTGTTCTGGGCCGAGGAATGGGCCGCCCAGCACGGGATCGCGATGAGCGACGCCGTCGCCTACGCCGACAACTGGAGCGACCGGTCGCTGCTCGAGCGCGCGGGCCGGGCCGTGGTCGTGCACCCGCGTTCCCGACTGCTCCGGCTCGCCAAGGAACGCGGCTGGGACGTCGTCCGTCCGCCCCGGCCCGCCCGCCGCCGCGCCAACCCTCGCGGGGTGTCTCGCTAG